GGCCGGAGTAGTCAAGGTCATCACTAAACCCTTGCGTCTGCAAGACCTCGAACGCGAAGTCCGCGGGATGCTGGAGGCTTGCGCCTAGCCACGAACCGAACCCGGTTGTTTCCTCCCGCACCCTTCCCGGTGGGCCATCTGTGCGTCCACGCATACCTTTCCCGGCCACGCACGCCACCGGCCGGAAGACTCCCATCTCAAAACGGAACATGGAATCGAGGGTCTGGACAAGTCACCCCCAAAAGTGCTAAGATTGAGTCCACCGGGAACTTACATAGGCTATACCAGCACGATGGCGCCGCGCAGTACGCCGGTTAAGATTCGGCCAGCCTCGAGGGTCGGCGTTTCAAGTGAAGCCGGGGGCGGCAACGCGCCAGCAACCAGATGACCCACTCCAGCGGAGGGAGTAGACGGTTGACAGCATCGTGGAAAGTACGCGTAGAGGCTGGGGCGCACCCGAGAACGTATTGTCCTGTAAGTGTGCGAATTCCAGTTACTTACGGTGACTGCCCCCATGTACAGTTGCAGGATGCGCGGACGAAGCGGCTCATTCCATGCCAAGTCTCCCCCATAGGCAAGGAGACCCTCCTGTCATGGCTGGTCGACAAGCTCGCGGCGGGTGACACGCAGTTGCTGAAAGCGTCCACCGTCAAGGAAGCGCCGGAACGCCCGCGTGTCGCCCTGCTGGAGCGTCTCCAGGACCACTGCGTAGACGTGGTAGTATGTGGAAAACCTTTTACAACATATCATTATGGCGCGCAATGGGTTAGGCCGTTTCTCCATCCTGTGCTGGGTCCCGGGGACACACCGGTAACGCGCACATGGCCCATTGAGGACCACGTTCGCGACGAAGACCGTGACCACGCGCATCATAAATCGATTTGGGTGGCTTATGGGGCCTGTGGGCGCGTGGATAACTGGAGCGAGGACCCGGGGCACGGCTATCAGCGGCATCGCGCATTCCAGCGGCTTATCTCTGGGCCTGTGTACGCGGAACTGGCGGCGCGGATCGACTGGTGTGATAACCGCGACCGCAAGCAGTTCGAAGAATTGCGGTCGTTCCGTTTCTATGGCCTTCCCGGCGGTGTACGTTTGTTCGACGTCCAGGTCCGATTCCGGATGTCGCAAGGTCCCGTTGTGTTTCACGACACGAAGGAAGGGGGCCTGTTGGCGGTACGCATGGCCAGCGCCCTGTCAGGCGACCGGGGCGGCCGCATTGAGAATGGCTACGGCGGCGTTACGGAGGCGGAGACGTGGGGTAAGAAGGCGCCATGGTGTGATTACAGCGGCACGATTGCGGGGCGGCGTGTGGGGGTCGCCGTGATGGACCATGAGTCGAATCCGCGCTATCCGACGGAATGGCATGTGCGCAGTTACGGTTTGATGACCGCGAACTGTTTTGCCTGGAAGCATTACAACCCGGACGGAAAGATCAAAGGTGACATGAGCTTCCCGAAGGGGGCAACCCGGACGTGGCGATACCGCGTCTATATTCACACGGGCGATGCGGCCCAGGGTCGCGTGCGGGGGCGGTTCTTAGATTTCGTTGCGCCGCCCCGCGTGCGGCTGGAATAGGCCGCCGCTCCGCAACAGGTGCGAGGGCAGCCATGAAAAAGAAAGCCGCGAAGGCAAAGACGAAGTCCCGGACGAAGACGAAGAACAGCAGTCGTCGCAGCGTGGCGCCGAAGAAAAAGGCGGTGCGCCCCGCGAAGACGAAGGGAAAATCC
The nucleotide sequence above comes from Candidatus Hydrogenedentota bacterium. Encoded proteins:
- a CDS encoding PmoA family protein, which encodes MRIPVTYGDCPHVQLQDARTKRLIPCQVSPIGKETLLSWLVDKLAAGDTQLLKASTVKEAPERPRVALLERLQDHCVDVVVCGKPFTTYHYGAQWVRPFLHPVLGPGDTPVTRTWPIEDHVRDEDRDHAHHKSIWVAYGACGRVDNWSEDPGHGYQRHRAFQRLISGPVYAELAARIDWCDNRDRKQFEELRSFRFYGLPGGVRLFDVQVRFRMSQGPVVFHDTKEGGLLAVRMASALSGDRGGRIENGYGGVTEAETWGKKAPWCDYSGTIAGRRVGVAVMDHESNPRYPTEWHVRSYGLMTANCFAWKHYNPDGKIKGDMSFPKGATRTWRYRVYIHTGDAAQGRVRGRFLDFVAPPRVRLE